From the Psychrilyobacter piezotolerans genome, one window contains:
- the argS gene encoding arginine--tRNA ligase — MLLIEKEIAGIFNKMVENSFEGVEGLKEVDIQPTANDKFGDFQTNFAMMNSKIIGGNPRAIAAKLVEGFFENEIIEKLEIAGPGFINIYLKEEYLGKRINTMTTEKYDFSFLDTHGDVIIDYSSPNIAKRMHIGHLRSTIIGDSIKRIYNHLGYNTVADNHIGDWGTQFGKLIIGYRNWLNKDAYKETPIEELERVYVKFAVESEDNEELNDQARLELKKLHEGDEENHRLWKEFIDVSLNEYNNIYNRLDIEFDTYFGESHYHDIMPGVIEELKEKKIAVESEGAQVVFFPEETKLNPCLVQKGDGAFLYATSDIATVKFRKENYDVNKLIYVTDERQQDHFKQFFAITEMMGWDIEKQHIWFGIMRFADGIFSSRKGNVIKLEELLDEAKRRALEVVEEKNPTLSAEEKDVIAEVVGTGAVKYADLSQNRQSAIIFEWDKILSFEGNTGPYLQYTYARIQSILRKGAEASKNLDENAGVKFIEKAEKALALHMNQFPAAVLKASTTYKPNLITDYLYELAKKFNTFYNACPILNQEDEILYSRLLIADRTAKTLKEGLGLLGMKTVDRM; from the coding sequence ATGTTACTTATTGAAAAAGAGATAGCAGGTATATTTAATAAAATGGTGGAAAATTCATTTGAAGGGGTAGAAGGATTAAAAGAAGTAGATATCCAGCCTACTGCAAATGATAAATTTGGAGATTTCCAGACGAACTTTGCCATGATGAATTCTAAAATAATAGGAGGAAATCCCAGAGCAATAGCTGCAAAGCTGGTAGAGGGGTTCTTCGAAAATGAAATCATCGAAAAGTTAGAGATAGCAGGACCAGGATTTATCAACATATACTTAAAGGAAGAATATTTAGGGAAAAGAATAAATACCATGACTACTGAAAAATATGACTTTTCATTTTTAGATACCCATGGAGATGTTATTATAGATTATTCTTCTCCTAATATCGCTAAAAGGATGCATATAGGTCATCTTAGATCCACTATCATAGGTGATTCCATCAAGAGAATTTACAATCATTTGGGATATAATACAGTGGCAGACAACCATATCGGTGACTGGGGAACGCAATTCGGGAAATTAATCATAGGGTATAGAAACTGGCTGAATAAAGATGCATATAAGGAAACTCCTATCGAGGAATTAGAGAGAGTATATGTAAAATTTGCTGTGGAATCGGAGGATAACGAGGAATTAAACGATCAGGCAAGATTGGAATTAAAAAAATTACATGAAGGTGACGAAGAAAACCACAGACTTTGGAAGGAATTTATAGATGTATCGTTAAATGAATATAACAATATATACAACAGACTGGATATCGAGTTCGACACATATTTCGGTGAATCTCACTACCATGATATAATGCCGGGAGTTATAGAAGAATTGAAGGAAAAGAAAATAGCTGTGGAATCTGAGGGAGCCCAGGTTGTATTTTTCCCTGAGGAAACAAAGCTAAATCCGTGTCTGGTACAAAAAGGAGACGGGGCATTCCTATATGCAACTTCGGATATAGCTACAGTTAAATTCAGAAAAGAGAACTACGATGTAAATAAATTGATCTATGTAACCGATGAAAGACAACAGGATCACTTTAAGCAGTTTTTCGCAATAACTGAGATGATGGGCTGGGATATCGAAAAACAACATATATGGTTTGGAATTATGAGATTTGCCGATGGAATATTCTCTTCTAGAAAGGGAAATGTAATCAAATTAGAGGAACTGTTAGATGAAGCCAAAAGAAGAGCGTTGGAAGTAGTAGAGGAAAAAAATCCTACACTTTCGGCCGAGGAAAAAGACGTTATTGCAGAAGTAGTTGGAACTGGAGCTGTTAAATATGCCGACCTGTCTCAAAACAGACAGAGTGCAATAATATTTGAATGGGATAAGATTTTAAGTTTTGAAGGAAACACAGGACCTTATTTACAATATACATATGCCAGAATCCAGTCTATCCTTAGAAAAGGGGCAGAAGCTTCTAAAAACTTAGATGAAAATGCTGGGGTGAAATTTATAGAAAAAGCAGAAAAAGCACTGGCTCTGCATATGAATCAATTCCCGGCAGCGGTACTCAAGGCTTCTACAACGTATAAGCCAAACCTGATCACAGATTATTTATATGAATTAGCTAAGAAATTCAATACTTTCTATAATGCCTGCCCGATATTAAACCAAGAGGACGAGATCCTATACTCTAGATTATTGATTGCTGACAGAACAGCCAAGACTTTAAAAGAGGGATTAGGATTATTAGGTATGAAAACAGTAGACAGAATGTAA
- a CDS encoding dTDP-glucose 4,6-dehydratase: MKTYLVTGGAGFIGANFLKYKLKQNREDKYIVLDKLTYAGNLGTIKEDFKDSRVSFIKGDICNKELIENIFMNHDIDTVVNFAAESHVDRSIEDPGIFLKTNILGTQILMDVAKQHWSIAKDDKGYPVYKDGKKFLQVSTDEVYGSLCREYPEGKELAVTNDQMKRILKDRESIPKVFGNEFFTEETPLDPRSPYATSKTGADMLVRAYDETYHFPVNVTRCSNNYGPYHFPEKLIPLIIKNILEGKKLPVYGDGKQVRDWLYVEDHCKGIDMVIDGGRLGEAYNIGGFNEETNINIVKMTIDTIKKLVTCDKEKIKDEYKGIVKCNIEDINYDLITYVQDRLGHDARYAIDPTKTVKELGFYPETPFIVGIEKTIKWYLDNQEWVNDVVSGDYAKYYENMYNK, translated from the coding sequence ATGAAAACTTACTTAGTAACAGGCGGAGCGGGCTTCATTGGTGCCAACTTTTTAAAATATAAATTAAAACAGAATAGGGAAGATAAATATATAGTTTTAGATAAGCTTACCTATGCAGGAAATTTAGGAACTATAAAGGAAGACTTCAAAGACTCCAGGGTATCTTTTATTAAAGGGGATATCTGCAATAAAGAATTGATAGAAAACATTTTTATGAATCATGATATAGATACTGTGGTAAACTTTGCTGCGGAATCTCATGTGGATAGATCCATAGAAGATCCGGGGATATTTCTAAAAACTAATATTCTAGGAACCCAGATATTGATGGATGTGGCGAAACAGCATTGGTCAATTGCTAAGGATGACAAAGGATATCCTGTCTATAAAGATGGGAAAAAGTTTTTACAGGTAAGTACAGATGAGGTTTACGGTTCATTGTGTAGAGAATATCCTGAAGGAAAAGAATTAGCAGTAACAAATGACCAAATGAAAAGAATATTGAAAGATAGAGAAAGTATACCTAAAGTATTTGGTAATGAATTTTTTACAGAAGAAACTCCTTTAGATCCAAGATCACCATATGCTACTTCTAAAACAGGTGCTGATATGCTGGTTCGGGCCTATGATGAAACTTATCATTTCCCGGTAAATGTAACAAGGTGTTCCAATAACTACGGGCCTTATCACTTTCCTGAAAAATTAATTCCTTTAATTATCAAAAATATACTGGAAGGAAAGAAACTACCAGTATACGGAGATGGGAAACAGGTCAGAGACTGGCTTTATGTAGAAGATCATTGTAAGGGTATCGACATGGTAATAGATGGCGGAAGATTAGGTGAAGCTTATAATATTGGCGGCTTCAATGAAGAAACTAATATAAATATTGTGAAGATGACTATCGATACAATAAAAAAACTAGTGACTTGTGACAAGGAAAAGATAAAAGATGAATACAAAGGTATTGTGAAATGTAATATTGAAGATATCAATTATGATCTAATAACTTATGTACAGGATAGATTAGGGCATGATGCAAGATATGCCATAGATCCGACAAAGACAGTCAAAGAACTTGGCTTTTATCCGGAAACACCCTTTATTGTAGGGATCGAAAAAACAATTAAATGGTATCTGGATAACCAGGAGTGGGTAAATGATGTAGTATCTGGAGATTATGCTAAGTACTATGAAAATATGTATAACAAATAG
- a CDS encoding glycosyltransferase — protein MKNKFAIAIPTYNRSEILKENILEIIEELKEFKIPLYISDDSNNSLTEFVVKELKKKYEGIHYIKNKKSLGHDKNCISTLMLPKEDYIWYLGDSLKVKKGMLKKILELIKEKEYTSIILNTEPDRVINLSKKNYNSGKKFFLELGWHVTMTGATIYNRDEMMKVFEKKKHIKYLGTNFPQMGILLEMALKKNMEICWSNFKVITTNKKKNGSYWEKDPFKVFGEDWKNFIFMLPNKYSDSDKRKVIKDHSRKSGLFNLKYYLLIRKDRILTFKYYIKYYSTLKYVSVIDVKIIPFVLLIPPISLKIIYKIIKKLKRRI, from the coding sequence ATGAAAAATAAATTTGCAATAGCTATTCCTACGTATAATCGAAGTGAAATCCTAAAAGAAAATATATTAGAAATAATAGAAGAATTAAAGGAATTCAAAATTCCTTTATATATTTCAGATGATAGTAATAATTCTTTAACAGAGTTTGTTGTAAAAGAATTAAAAAAAAAATATGAAGGAATCCACTATATAAAAAATAAAAAATCATTAGGGCATGATAAAAATTGTATTTCAACTTTAATGTTACCTAAAGAAGATTATATATGGTATTTAGGAGATTCATTAAAAGTAAAAAAAGGAATGTTGAAAAAAATTTTGGAATTAATAAAAGAAAAAGAATATACTTCAATTATTTTAAATACAGAACCAGATCGTGTAATTAATCTTTCTAAAAAAAATTATAATTCTGGAAAAAAATTTTTTTTAGAATTGGGTTGGCATGTAACAATGACAGGAGCAACGATTTATAATCGAGATGAAATGATGAAGGTGTTTGAAAAAAAGAAACATATTAAATATTTAGGAACTAATTTCCCTCAAATGGGGATTCTCTTAGAAATGGCATTGAAAAAAAATATGGAAATATGTTGGTCAAATTTTAAAGTAATAACCACGAATAAGAAAAAAAATGGCAGTTACTGGGAAAAAGATCCATTTAAAGTTTTTGGAGAAGATTGGAAAAATTTTATATTCATGTTACCAAATAAATATAGTGATTCAGATAAAAGAAAAGTAATAAAAGATCATTCTAGAAAATCAGGATTGTTTAATTTGAAATATTATTTGTTAATAAGAAAAGATAGAATACTAACTTTCAAATATTATATAAAATATTATAGTACATTAAAATATGTTAGTGTAATTGATGTAAAAATCATACCTTTTGTTCTATTAATACCACCTATATCTTTAAAAATAATCTATAAAATAATAAAAAAATTAAAAAGGAGAATTTAA
- a CDS encoding NAD-dependent epimerase/dehydratase family protein codes for MQTLVIGGSGFIGVNLVNELLKSEKKIYIYDKVNDKKSKLSLLNITLIEGDLKDIKKLENIIKEYQIERIIHLASSLIPSSNEQDLELEMENVVNPTIKLINSLERLKIKEFIYFSSGGTVYGDYKENGIYKEIDSLNPINYYGWTKVLLENYIKLSSKSNNFNYLIIRPSNPYGMSINQLKHQGIIPIFIKKLVNNEKIEIWGDGSVIRDFITIEDLCRLSSNLILNKTIKNEVFNIGSGRGVSIKKIIEMIEEITNKKFEIIYKDSRLEDSKKMILDIQKIQKIQKIDLITLKEGITYIYETCVKESTLKYEK; via the coding sequence ATGCAAACTTTGGTTATAGGTGGATCAGGATTCATAGGTGTAAATTTAGTAAATGAATTATTAAAGTCAGAAAAAAAAATATATATATATGATAAAGTAAATGATAAAAAATCAAAATTATCGTTATTAAACATAACTTTAATAGAAGGTGATCTTAAAGATATAAAAAAATTAGAAAATATAATAAAGGAATATCAGATAGAAAGAATAATCCATTTAGCTTCTTCTTTAATTCCGTCTAGCAATGAACAAGACTTAGAATTAGAAATGGAAAACGTAGTAAACCCAACGATAAAACTTATAAATTCATTGGAACGGTTAAAAATAAAGGAATTTATTTATTTTTCATCAGGAGGAACAGTTTATGGAGATTATAAAGAAAATGGAATTTACAAAGAAATAGATTCTTTAAATCCTATAAATTATTATGGTTGGACAAAAGTTTTGTTAGAAAATTATATTAAACTTTCTTCAAAATCAAATAATTTTAATTACTTAATAATTAGACCTTCGAACCCTTATGGAATGAGCATCAACCAATTAAAACATCAAGGAATAATTCCAATTTTTATAAAAAAACTAGTTAATAATGAAAAAATAGAAATATGGGGCGATGGAAGTGTAATTAGGGATTTTATAACTATTGAAGATTTGTGTCGTTTAAGTTCTAATTTGATTTTAAATAAAACTATTAAAAATGAAGTTTTTAACATTGGTTCAGGGCGAGGGGTTTCAATAAAAAAAATAATAGAAATGATAGAAGAAATTACTAATAAAAAATTTGAAATTATTTATAAAGATTCAAGATTAGAGGATTCAAAAAAGATGATATTAGATATACAAAAAATACAAAAAATACAAAAAATAGATTTAATAACACTAAAAGAAGGAATAACGTATATCTATGAAACTTGTGTAAAGGAGTCAACATTAAAATATGAAAAATAA
- a CDS encoding flippase, whose protein sequence is MSFKKNYFYQMLYQLVNLLIPLITLPYLTRVLNANNMGIYTYNFTIISYFLIFATLGSNIYGSRKIAYVRNDHTNLSRNFIEIQLFRTLTVLITIIVLFLSINIFESKILILYQSINIFALIFDISWFYQGIEDFKKISLRNIIIKMILLILLFILVKEPEDLKKYALLVALLNLFSNFIFWIGINKKISFKYQKLNIKKHFKESIHLFIPQITISIYTLSDKLMIGYLIDKKYVSFYNVSNKLIVMSMILITTVGAVLLPRISNMYSNKKYEEMKNMIKTSFDYLTLLAVGLIFGIIATAKDIVNLLFTGEYLNIYILIQVMSITIIFWTWNNITGSQILIPTKNEKKITISVLIGAIINIALNFVLIKKYNAMGAVLATVLTEGVVTFIQIYYSKEYFKFNIKLMLKSLVSGIIMLIILSFLDNFILKIIMGILIYLFSLIMLKEKIILDIIGKRRLKYENN, encoded by the coding sequence GTGAGTTTTAAGAAAAATTATTTTTATCAGATGTTATATCAATTAGTAAATTTATTAATTCCATTAATTACATTACCATATTTAACAAGAGTTTTAAATGCGAATAATATGGGGATATATACGTATAATTTTACAATTATATCTTATTTTCTTATTTTTGCAACTTTAGGAAGTAACATATATGGAAGTAGAAAAATAGCATATGTAAGGAATGATCATACAAATTTGTCTAGGAACTTTATAGAAATTCAGTTATTTAGAACACTAACAGTTTTAATAACTATTATAGTTTTATTTTTAAGTATTAATATTTTTGAGAGTAAAATATTAATACTATATCAATCTATAAATATATTTGCATTGATCTTTGATATCTCTTGGTTTTATCAAGGAATAGAAGATTTTAAAAAAATATCACTTAGAAATATTATAATAAAAATGATTTTATTAATTTTACTTTTTATATTGGTAAAGGAACCAGAGGATTTAAAAAAGTATGCACTTTTAGTTGCATTATTAAATTTGTTTTCTAATTTTATTTTTTGGATAGGAATAAATAAAAAAATCTCATTTAAATATCAGAAATTAAATATAAAAAAACACTTTAAAGAAAGTATACACTTATTTATACCTCAAATAACTATATCTATATATACTTTATCAGATAAATTGATGATAGGGTATTTAATAGATAAAAAATATGTAAGTTTTTATAATGTGTCTAATAAATTGATTGTTATGTCTATGATTTTAATAACAACTGTAGGAGCAGTATTGTTACCAAGAATATCTAATATGTATAGCAATAAAAAATATGAAGAGATGAAAAATATGATTAAAACATCATTTGATTATTTGACTTTATTAGCAGTTGGTTTAATTTTTGGAATAATAGCAACTGCAAAAGATATAGTGAATTTATTATTTACAGGAGAATATTTAAATATATATATATTGATTCAAGTTATGTCAATCACAATAATATTTTGGACTTGGAATAATATAACAGGTAGTCAAATTTTAATTCCTACAAAAAATGAAAAAAAAATAACTATTTCAGTTTTAATAGGAGCAATAATAAATATTGCACTAAACTTTGTTTTAATAAAAAAATATAATGCAATGGGAGCAGTATTAGCAACTGTTTTAACAGAAGGAGTAGTTACTTTTATTCAAATATATTATTCTAAAGAATATTTTAAATTCAATATAAAATTAATGTTAAAATCTTTAGTTTCAGGGATAATTATGTTAATAATTTTATCTTTTTTAGATAATTTTATATTAAAAATTATAATGGGAATTTTAATATATTTATTTTCATTAATTATGTTAAAAGAAAAAATAATATTGGATATTATAGGAAAAAGAAGATTGAAATATGAAAACAATTAA
- the rfbD gene encoding dTDP-4-dehydrorhamnose reductase: MILITGANGQLGYDFQKLFDELKIEYIATDYKELDITDIEKIREFIKGKDIKLIINCAAYNNVDKAEEDKETCYKLNAYAPKDLSLIAKEIGAELITYSTDFVFDGKKKAPYTEKDKVSPLSIYGQSKAEGEKLVLENYEKSFVVRTSWVFGIGNNNFNKQVINWSKGRDELSIVNDQVSSPTYSCDLAKYSWELIKTKQYGLYHLSNDGEASKYDQAKYVLNSIGWNGTLNRAKSSDFKLPAKRAEYSKLDSKKLEKVIGMKIPSWKEGIDKFLMELKGEF, encoded by the coding sequence ATGATATTAATTACAGGGGCTAATGGACAGTTAGGCTATGATTTTCAAAAGTTATTTGATGAACTAAAGATAGAATATATAGCTACAGATTATAAAGAATTAGACATTACAGATATAGAAAAAATTAGAGAATTTATAAAAGGTAAAGATATAAAGTTGATAATAAACTGTGCTGCATATAACAATGTAGATAAAGCAGAAGAAGATAAAGAAACTTGTTATAAATTAAATGCCTATGCGCCTAAAGATCTTTCACTAATCGCAAAGGAAATAGGAGCAGAGCTTATTACCTACTCTACAGATTTTGTTTTTGATGGGAAGAAAAAAGCTCCATATACTGAGAAGGATAAAGTAAGTCCATTATCTATTTATGGTCAATCAAAAGCAGAGGGAGAAAAATTAGTATTAGAGAATTATGAAAAAAGTTTTGTAGTTAGAACTTCTTGGGTATTTGGTATAGGAAATAATAATTTTAATAAACAGGTTATAAATTGGTCTAAAGGAAGGGATGAACTATCTATAGTAAATGATCAAGTATCTAGTCCGACTTATTCATGTGATTTAGCAAAATATTCATGGGAATTAATTAAAACTAAACAATATGGATTATATCATCTATCTAATGATGGAGAAGCTTCTAAATATGATCAAGCAAAATATGTGCTAAATTCTATAGGTTGGAATGGAACTTTAAATAGGGCAAAAAGTAGTGATTTTAAGTTACCAGCTAAAAGAGCAGAGTATAGTAAGTTAGATTCTAAAAAATTAGAGAAAGTTATAGGAATGAAAATACCTAGTTGGAAAGAAGGAATAGATAAATTTTTAATGGAGTTGAAAGGTGAGTTTTAA
- the rfbC gene encoding dTDP-4-dehydrorhamnose 3,5-epimerase — MSKFKRIETGIEGLVVIEPTVFGDNRGFFMESYSKKDFEEIGLKMEFVQDNHSKSKKGVLRGLHFQTKHTQGKLVRVIAGSVLDVAVDLRDGSKTFGQHYIVELTEENKRMVYVPEGFAHGFLTLEDDTEFQYKCTNYYAPEFDSGVLWNDSDISIDWNFEKYGLKEEEILLSEKDKVQQTLKEFVESGVKL, encoded by the coding sequence ATGTCTAAATTTAAAAGAATAGAAACTGGGATAGAGGGATTAGTTGTTATTGAACCTACAGTATTTGGAGACAACAGAGGATTCTTTATGGAATCTTATTCAAAGAAGGACTTTGAAGAGATAGGATTGAAGATGGAATTTGTCCAAGATAATCACTCGAAATCTAAAAAGGGAGTTTTGAGAGGATTGCACTTTCAAACTAAACATACCCAGGGGAAACTGGTAAGGGTAATAGCTGGTTCTGTATTGGATGTAGCTGTAGATCTTAGAGATGGAAGTAAAACTTTTGGACAACATTATATTGTGGAGTTAACAGAAGAAAATAAAAGGATGGTTTATGTGCCAGAAGGATTTGCTCATGGTTTCTTAACTTTAGAAGATGATACCGAATTCCAATATAAATGTACCAACTATTATGCCCCAGAATTTGATTCAGGAGTATTGTGGAATGATAGTGATATAAGTATCGATTGGAACTTTGAAAAATATGGATTGAAAGAAGAAGAGATATTATTATCTGAAAAAGATAAGGTACAGCAAACACTAAAAGAGTTTGTAGAGAGTGGAGTGAAGTTATAA
- the rfbA gene encoding glucose-1-phosphate thymidylyltransferase RfbA — MKGIILAGGSGTRLYPITKAISKQINPIYDKPMIYYPLSVLMLANIREVLIISTPRDLPTFKELLGDGSNFGMKLEYAVQKNPNGLAEAFIIGEKFINGEPCALVLGDNIFYGHGLTGMVTEASKRTVGATIFGYPVTNPESFGVVEFNEKGEAISLEEKPTNPKSNFAIPGLYFYDNTVVEKAKAVKPSHRGELEITTLNEMYLDEGTLNVINLGRGMAWLDTGTHEGLLDAANFVSTVQKRQGIMVACLEEISFNNGWIDKEKVCELAKPLSKSHYGEYLLHLVGGEC; from the coding sequence ATGAAAGGTATTATTTTAGCTGGGGGATCTGGCACAAGGCTCTACCCAATAACAAAGGCAATAAGTAAACAAATCAATCCAATATATGATAAACCGATGATTTATTATCCACTATCTGTATTGATGCTAGCAAATATAAGAGAGGTATTGATTATATCTACTCCTCGTGATCTACCTACGTTCAAAGAACTTTTAGGTGACGGCAGTAACTTTGGAATGAAATTGGAATATGCAGTACAAAAAAATCCTAATGGTCTGGCAGAGGCATTTATAATTGGTGAGAAATTTATAAATGGAGAACCTTGTGCATTAGTATTGGGAGATAATATTTTCTATGGTCACGGACTTACAGGAATGGTAACAGAAGCATCTAAAAGAACTGTAGGAGCTACAATATTTGGATACCCGGTAACTAATCCAGAATCTTTTGGAGTAGTAGAATTTAATGAAAAAGGAGAGGCCATTTCATTGGAAGAAAAACCAACTAATCCAAAATCTAACTTTGCAATACCAGGATTATATTTTTATGACAATACAGTGGTTGAAAAAGCCAAGGCTGTAAAACCTTCCCACAGAGGAGAGTTGGAAATAACTACTCTTAATGAGATGTATTTAGATGAGGGCACTTTAAATGTTATCAATCTTGGAAGAGGAATGGCATGGTTAGACACGGGAACTCATGAAGGGCTGCTAGATGCTGCAAATTTTGTATCAACAGTACAAAAAAGACAAGGGATAATGGTTGCTTGTTTAGAAGAAATTTCATTTAACAATGGATGGATAGATAAGGAAAAGGTTTGCGAACTGGCTAAGCCTCTTTCAAAATCTCACTATGGAGAGTACTTGCTTCATCTTGTTGGAGGAGAGTGCTAA
- a CDS encoding glycosyltransferase family 2 protein — protein sequence MDISIIVINYNTLKLTEETINSVIEKTKQLKYEIILVDNASNDGSQNYFEKEYKYRSEIKFIKSEVNLGFGKANNLGIKNSKGKYVFLLNSDTILVNNAIKILFDYMEKNICVGICGANLYSQRLVPIHSFSQKLPSIKSEIESIFLIPTIKKRIFKKRADFNYSKFPKEVGYITGADMMIRKEILENSYFFDPDFFMYYEETELTNRVKKLGYKIISIPEAKIIHLEGQSFEFKEHRSRMMYESRYKYFNKVYGVKSLKWSYSILILNLVFKFLITFKNQYLKMIKINKEEYYKYKLTLKN from the coding sequence ATAGATATTTCAATAATAGTAATAAATTATAATACTTTAAAATTAACAGAAGAAACAATAAATTCCGTAATAGAAAAAACGAAACAACTAAAATATGAAATAATTTTAGTTGATAATGCTTCTAATGATGGTTCACAAAATTATTTTGAAAAAGAATACAAATATAGAAGTGAAATAAAATTTATTAAAAGTGAAGTTAATTTAGGATTTGGAAAGGCAAATAATTTAGGGATAAAAAATTCAAAAGGAAAATATGTATTTCTCTTAAATTCAGATACTATTTTAGTAAATAATGCAATTAAAATTTTATTTGATTATATGGAAAAAAATATTTGTGTAGGAATATGTGGTGCCAACCTTTACAGTCAAAGATTGGTGCCAATACACTCATTTTCACAAAAATTACCTTCAATAAAGTCAGAAATAGAATCAATTTTTCTTATACCGACTATAAAAAAAAGAATATTCAAAAAAAGAGCAGATTTTAATTATAGTAAATTTCCGAAAGAAGTTGGATATATAACTGGTGCTGATATGATGATTAGAAAAGAAATTTTAGAGAATTCTTATTTTTTTGATCCAGATTTTTTTATGTATTATGAAGAAACTGAATTGACAAATAGAGTAAAAAAATTAGGATATAAAATTATCTCTATTCCAGAAGCTAAAATAATACATTTAGAAGGTCAATCATTTGAATTTAAAGAACATAGGTCAAGAATGATGTACGAAAGTAGATATAAATATTTTAATAAAGTTTATGGAGTTAAAAGTTTAAAATGGAGTTACTCAATACTAATTTTAAATTTAGTATTTAAATTTTTAATAACTTTTAAAAACCAATATTTAAAAATGATAAAAATCAATAAGGAAGAATATTATAAATATAAATTAACATTAAAAAATTAA
- a CDS encoding EpsG family protein produces MIIYVLLLIILSLILYFKNYYKDNDLGYKLNIIIMLLFTILRYDVGYDFMGYYNWATKSTDYLEAYNRIELINKIFLKITWFINYPQVLIILYGIFIIYYLYIAIKENSANKTLSLYVYLGIPMFFLGSLSMMRQYMALSITLYSVKYIKNNNILKYITTICIATLVHKSAIVILPLYFLKKIKFNKFILTFLLGGSFFFDKVLKFLIIKFIPNYSVYVEDHKGSGGEIIYYLVIFLMLATVMLSDRLREQNSDNNIYINAITIGSLVYISLIKYGHAGIRGSIFYLIFYILIIPQMILCFKQYKILNYICYLAMMILFLATIIISTKSDKSAYIPYQIYFLKN; encoded by the coding sequence ATGATTATTTATGTATTGTTATTGATAATATTAAGTTTAATATTATATTTTAAAAATTATTATAAAGATAATGATTTAGGTTACAAACTAAATATTATAATAATGTTATTGTTTACAATTTTAAGATATGATGTTGGTTATGATTTTATGGGATATTATAATTGGGCAACTAAATCAACAGATTATCTTGAGGCATATAATAGAATAGAATTAATAAATAAGATTTTTTTAAAAATAACTTGGTTTATAAATTATCCACAAGTATTAATAATATTATATGGAATTTTTATAATATATTACTTGTATATTGCAATCAAAGAAAATAGTGCGAACAAAACTCTTTCTTTGTATGTATATTTAGGTATCCCAATGTTTTTTTTAGGATCACTTAGCATGATGAGGCAATATATGGCTTTATCAATAACTTTGTATTCTGTTAAGTATATTAAAAATAATAATATTTTAAAATATATAACTACAATATGCATAGCTACGTTAGTGCATAAAAGTGCAATTGTTATACTGCCATTATATTTTTTAAAAAAAATTAAATTTAATAAATTTATATTGACTTTTTTATTAGGTGGAAGCTTTTTTTTTGATAAAGTTCTAAAATTTCTAATTATCAAATTTATTCCAAATTATTCAGTTTATGTTGAGGATCATAAAGGCAGTGGCGGAGAAATAATATATTATTTAGTAATTTTTTTAATGTTAGCTACAGTTATGTTAAGTGATAGATTGCGAGAACAAAATAGTGATAATAATATTTATATTAATGCTATTACAATTGGAAGTTTAGTATATATATCATTAATAAAATATGGACATGCTGGGATCAGAGGATCAATATTTTATTTGATATTCTATATACTGATTATTCCTCAGATGATATTATGTTTTAAGCAATATAAAATTTTAAATTATATTTGTTATTTAGCCATGATGATATTATTTTTAGCAACAATAATTATATCTACTAAAAGTGATAAATCGGCATACATACCGTATCAGATTTATTTTTTAAAAAACTAA